A segment of the Bordetella flabilis genome:
CTGCTGCTGGCCAAGGTGATGATGACCGACCCTTCAGTTGTCATCATCGATGAGCCGACCCGCGGCATCGATATCGGCAACAAAAGCCAGATCTACGACTTCATCGACCGCCTGGTTCGCGCGAATAAAGCTTGCATCATGATCTCCTCGGAACTGCCAGAGCTTGTCGGACTCGCGGATCGGGTTCTGGTGATGCGCGCAGGCCGCGTCGCGGCCGAACTCACCGGCGATCAGATTACCGAGCAAAACGTCGTCTATGCGGCCACCAGTGCCAGCGCGTATGGGGTGGACCCGCGAGACCATATAGCCATAAAACGGGGAGGAGACCAGGATGACAAGCGCGGCGACGAATATCGGGATAACTAAGGCGCCACGGCAAATCCGTTGGGCCGCCATGGGCCCATTCATCGCTCTGGCGGGAGTGGTGCTGGCCGGCATGATGCTGAACTCGAACTTCGCGACCGGAACCAATATCGCGAACGTCGTCACCCGATCGGCTTTCATTGCGATCATCGCGGTGGGCGCAACCTTTGTGATCTCATCGCGCTGCCTCGACTTGTCGGTCGGATCGATGATGGCTTTCGTGACCGGCATCATGATCCTGACGATGAACCGGTTCGTGCCGACGATGGGGCCGAACGCGATCATCGTCGGCGCGCTCGTGGGGCTGCTGGTCGGTGCGGGGTGCGGCCTGCTCAACGGCTTGATCGTAACCGTGGGCAAGATCGAACCCTTCATCGCCACGCTTGGCACGATGGGGATCTTTCGCGCGTTGATTACCTGGATGTCCGATGGTGGCTCGATCCCCATGGCGCGGGCATTGCGCGAACCATACCGGCCAGTCTATTTCGGCGATGTGCTGGGCATTCCGGTGCCAGTGGCCATTACATTGGCCGTCGCCCTGGCCGGTGCCTTCATCCTGTACCGGACCAAATATGGGCGCCGGTGCATGGCCACCGGTTCAAATGCCGATGTGGCGCGCTTCTCTGGCGTCTCGGTGACGAAGGTTCGCACCATTGCCTTTGTGATACAGGGGCTCTGCGTGGCGATTGCCGCGATCTGCTACATCCCCCGGCTCGGCGCCGCGACACCGACAACGGGCCAGTTGTGGGAACTGCAGGTGATCACCGCCGTGGTGATCGGCGGCACCTTGCTGCGGGGCGGCAAGGCCCGGATCTGGGGAACCCTTGCGGGGGCATTGATCCTGGAGGTGATCGCGAACCTGATGGTGCTGTC
Coding sequences within it:
- a CDS encoding ABC transporter permease; translated protein: MTSAATNIGITKAPRQIRWAAMGPFIALAGVVLAGMMLNSNFATGTNIANVVTRSAFIAIIAVGATFVISSRCLDLSVGSMMAFVTGIMILTMNRFVPTMGPNAIIVGALVGLLVGAGCGLLNGLIVTVGKIEPFIATLGTMGIFRALITWMSDGGSIPMARALREPYRPVYFGDVLGIPVPVAITLAVALAGAFILYRTKYGRRCMATGSNADVARFSGVSVTKVRTIAFVIQGLCVAIAAICYIPRLGAATPTTGQLWELQVITAVVIGGTLLRGGKARIWGTLAGALILEVIANLMVLSNMVSEYLVAAVQGVIIILAMLAHRFIK